A genomic window from Lotus japonicus ecotype B-129 chromosome 1, LjGifu_v1.2 includes:
- the LOC130728034 gene encoding TOM1-like protein 6 — MAGSSSSATVAVEKATSDLLMGPDWTMNIEICDSINSNHWQPKDVVKAVKKRLQHKSSKVQLLALTLLETMVKNCGERVHFQIAERNILGEMIKIVRKKADMHVRDKILLLLDSWQEAFGGPGGKCPQYYWAYEELKRSGVVFPKRTPDAAPIFTPPPTHLTARHMQPGYGMPSSSSKTLDETMATEIESLSFSSLESMQQVLDLLSDMLQAVNPNDREAVKDEVIIDLVDRCRTNQKKLMQMLTTTGDEELLGRGLELNDTIQSFLARHDAIVSGTPFPFQGASSSTLSSEVDYSANQTQVKSSSPVESVSTPNSKASSSALVIADTRGLSDEEDEDEFAQLARRHSKMQSVTSKDATGGSSDNLAPMNTSNATPHVAEPSTSVPSNALALPDPPAPVSTSKDQDIIDLLSLTLSLAPSSPQQTTYTPSASSQGMHQIPAPSGTGTEGYSYAPQTYPGSLPFDSYVVPWAQPQPQSQSQPATPPSHQHLHTPFESEQALHHQQTQPSQSQHQSQLLQSQHQPQSPQALQPQPHSQFQNQHIQYNPPQQMQLHNEPQPLQYQPQPHLQHQPQHHPHFQPHPQPQLQSQPQPQHIQQSQPQPQSQPQHIQQPQPQPQLQHIQQSQPQPQFQNQHFQYPGTYPPPPWAATPGYPNYQNHLSSTNALSTPQANTPYTSAVRGDPVASSGQSNPPNATGQRPFVPSYRLFEDLNVFGNTDGRAKVTGSGTSSSSMSGTMGPGMVGGRK, encoded by the exons ATggctggttcttcttcttcagctacTGTCGCAGTAGAGAAGGCGACCAGCGATCTTCTTATGGGTCCTGATTGGACCATGAACATCGAAATTTGCGATTCTATCAATTCTAATCATTG GCAGCCAAAAGATGTGGTAAAAGCTGTGAAGAAGAGATTACAACATAAGAGCTCTAAAGTTCAATTACTAGCTCTCACG CTTCTGGAGACAATGGTGAAGAATTGTGGTGAACGTGTGCACTTTCAAATTGCTGAAAGGAACATATTGGGGGAGATGATCAAAATCGTAAGGAAAAAG GCAGACATGCACGTAAGGGATAAAATTTTACTACTGCTGGACTCATGGCAAGAGGCTTTCGGAGGGCCTGGTGGAAAATGTCCTCAGTACTATTGGGCATATGAGGAATTAAAG CGATCTGGAGTTGTTTTTCCAAAGCGTACACCAGATGCAGCTCCGATATTTACTCCTCCTCCTACCCATCTAACTGCAAGGCATATGCAACCTGGATACGGAATGCCTAGCAGTTCATCAAAAACACTTGATGAAACAATGGCAACAGAGATAGAAAGTTTAAG TTTCTCGAGCTTGGAATCTATGCAGCAAGTGTTGGACCTTTTGAGTGATATGCTACAGGCTGTGAATCCTAATGACCGTGAG GCTGTCAAGGATGAAGTCATTATTGATCTTGTTGATCGCTGTCGGACCAACCAGAAAAAATTGATGCAGATGCTAACAACAACTGG TGATGAGGAGCTTCTTGGGCGAGGCCTTGAGTTGAATGATACTATCCAAAGTTTCCTTGCAAGGCATGATGCAATTGTATCCGGTACTCCTTTTCCATTTCAAGGTGCAAGTTCCAGTACTCTGTCTTCTGAAGTTGACTATAGTGCCAATCAAACTCAAGTGAAGAGCTCCAGCCCTGTAGAGTCTGTTTCAACACCTAATTCTAAAGCTAGCTCTTCAGCCCTAGTCATTGCTGATACAAGGGGCCTGAGTGATGAAGAGGACGAAGATGAATTTGCACAGCTAGCTCGAAG GCATTCCAAGATGCAGTCAGTGACTTCTAAAGATGCTACCGGTGGCTCTAGTGACAATTTAGCCCCAATGAACACTAGCAACGCAACCCCTCATGTGGCGGAGCCCTCAACCTCTGTTCCCTCGAATGCATTAGCTCTTCCCGACCCACCTGCACCAGTTAGTACTTCAAAAGATCAGGACATTATTGACTTACTGAGTCTCACTTTGTCCCTGGCACCGTCTTCTCCGCAGCAGACAACTTACACGCCATCAGCCTCTAGCCAAGGCATGCATCAGATACCTGCTCCATCCGGAACCGGAACAGAAGGTTATTCTTATGCTCCCCAAACATATCCTGGAAGTTTGCCATTCGACAGTTACGTTGTCCCATGGGCCCAACCCCAACCTCAATCTCAATCCCAACCCGCAACCCCACCCTCACATCAACATTTGCATACACCTTTTGAATCTGAACAAGCTTTGCATCATCAACAAACCCAACCGTCACAGTCTCAGCACCAGTCACAGCTATTACAATCACAGCACCAACCACAATCCCCTCAAGCATTGCAACCACAGCCTCATTCACAATTTCAGAATCAGCATATTCAGTATAACCCTCCTCAACAAATGCAACTTCATAATGAACCCCAACCATTGCAGTATCAGCCCCAGCCACATTTACAGCATCAGCCTCAACATCATCCGCATTTTCAGCCTCACCCCCAACCACAGCTACAGTCTCAGCCCCAACCCCAACACATTCAGCAATCTCAACCACAACCTCAGTCCCAACCCCAACACATTCAGCAACCTCAACCACAACCTCAGCTCCAACACATTCAGCAATCTCAACCACAACCGCAATTTCAGAATCAACATTTTCAGTACCCTGGAACATATCCTCCCCCACCATGGGCTGCTACTCCCGGATATCCCAATTATCAAAACCACTTATCTTCAACAAATGCGTTGTCAACTCCTCAAGCCAACACACCTTACACATCTGCTGTTAGAGGAGATCCTGTGGCGAGTTCTGGACAGAGTAACCCTCCCAATGCAACCGGACAAAGGCCCTTTGTTCCGTCTTACCGGTTATTTGAAGATTTGAATGTTTTTGGAAACACTGATGGAAGGGCAAAGGTGACTGGAAGTGGCACATCATCTTCCAGCATGTCAGGGACAATGGGACCTGGTATGGTCGGGGGAAGAAAGTGA
- the LOC130728035 gene encoding regulatory-associated protein of TOR 1: MALGDFMASRFSQSSVLVVPNHHHHHHDDSATSTTLDDADFGPRRDSEPAVASSSSGSAAAAYPNAATSLAYLPQTVVLCELRHDAFEAAVPVGPSDSGLVSKWRPKDRMKTGCVALVLCLNISVDPPDVIKISPCARMECWIDPFSMAPQKALESIGKSLSCQYERWQPKARYKCQLDPTVDEVKKLCTTCRRYAKTERVLFHYNGHGVPKPTVNGEIWVFNKSYTQYIPLPISDLDSWLKTPSIYVFDCSAAGLIVNSFIELHEWSASNTAGATRDCILLAACEAHETLPQSVEFPADVFTSCLTTPIKMALRWFCTRSLLRQSLDYSLIDKIPGRPNDRKTLLGELNWIFTAVTDTIAWNVLPHELFQRLFRQDLLVASLFRNFLLAERIMRSANCTPVSHPMLPPTHQHHMWDAWDMAAELCLSQLPSLVEDPNAEFQPSTFFTEQLTAFEVWLDHGSEHKKPPEQLPIVLQVLLSQCHRFRALVLLGRFLDMGPWAVDLALSVGIFPYVLKLLQTTTPELRQILVFIWTKILALDKSCQVDLVKDGGHIYFIKFLDSMEAYPEQRAMAAFVLAVIVDGHRRGQEACIEAGLIQVCLKHLQSSSLNDSQTEPLFLQWLCLCLGKLWEDYTEAQAIGLHEDATSIYAPLLSEPQPEVRASAVFALGTLLDVGFDSCRSVGGDEECDDDDKFRAEVSIVKSLLSVASDGSPLVRAEVAVALARFAFGHNKYLKSIAAAYWKPQTSSLINSLPSLTNIKDSVGGFSNQNQHKPHGNIVSPQIGPLRVGSENSKVVRDGRISSSSPLASSGIMHGSPMSDDSSHHSDSGILNDGFSNGVVNHTGPKPLDNALYSQCVLAMCTLAKDPSPRIANLGRRVLSIIGIEQVVAKPLKSTGVRPSEATATPSLAGLVRSSSWFDMNGGHLPLTFRTPPVSPPRPSYITGMRRVCSLEFRPHLMTSPDSGLADPLLGSAGAAGSSDRSFLPQSTIYNWSCGHFSKPLLTAADDSEEVLARREEREKYALEHIAKCQHSAVTRLTNPIAKWDTKGTQTVLLQPFSPIVIAADENERIRVWNHEEASLLNSFDNNDFPDKGISKLCLVNELDDSLLLAASSDGNIRIWKDYTLKGKQKLVSAFSSIHGHKPGVRSLNAVVDWQQQCGYLYASGEISSIMLWDLDKEQLLNAIPSASDCSVSALAASQVHGGQFAAGFVDGFVRLYDVRTPEMLVCGLQPHTQGVEKVVGIGFQPGLDPGKIVSASQAGDIQFLDIRNHSSAYLTISAHRGSLTALAVHRHAPIIASGSAKQLIKVFNLEGDQLGTIRYYPTLMAQKIGSVSCLNFHPYQVLLAAGAADACVCIYADDSTQAR; this comes from the exons ATGGCATTGGGTGATTTCATGGCATCACGCTTTTCCCAATCCAGCGTTCTCGTCGTTCCgaatcatcaccaccaccaccacgatgATTCCGCTACCTCCACTACCCTCGACGACGCCGATTTCGGCCCCCGTCGGGATTCTGAGCCCGCCGTTGCTAGCAGTAGCAGCGGTAGCGCCGCCGCCGCGTATCCTAATGCTGCCACCAGCTTGGCGTACCTTCCGCAGACCGTTGTGCTTTGCGAGCTCCGTCATGATGCCTTTGAGGCCGCCGTTCCCGTCGGTCCCTCCGACAGCGGCCTTGTTTCGAAATGGCGGCCGAAGGACAGG ATGAAGACAGGATGTGTAGCTCTAGTATTATGTTTAAACATTAGTGTTGATCCTCCAGATGTAATAAAGATATCCCCTTGTGCCAGAATGGAGTGCTGGATAG ATCCTTTTTCTATGGCACCACAAAAGGCATTGGAATCAATTGGAAAATCTTTGAGCTGTCAGTATGAAAGATGGCAACCGAAG GCACGCTATAAGTGTCAACTTGATCCAACCGTGGATGAGGTGAAGAAGCTTTGTACTACATGTCGCAGATATGCAAAGACGGAAAGAGTTTTATTCCATTACAATGGGCATGGTGTACCAAAGCCAACTGTTAATGGTGAAATTTGGGTCTTCAATAAG AGTTATACGCAGTATATCCCCTTACCAATCAGTGACCTTGATTCCTGGCTGAAGACCCCATCAATTTATGTTTTTGATTGCTCTGCTGCGGGGTTAATAGTGAATTCTTTCATTGAG CTTCATGAATGGAGTGCATCTAACACTGCTGGGGCCACAAGGGATTGCATTTTGCTTGCAGCATGTGAAGCACATGAGACTTTGCCTCAGAGTGTTGAATTCCCAGCTGATGTGTTTACATCTTGCCTAACAACACCTATAAAGATGGCATTGCGGTG GTTCTGTACTCGTTCATTACTTCGTCAGTCGCTTGATTATTCCCTTATAGATAAGATCCCTGGCCGTCCCAATGACCGAAAGACACTTCTGGGTGAATTGAATTGGATTTTTACAGCAGTAACTGATACGATTGCCTGGAATGTTCTTCCTCATG AACTTTTTCAGAGGCTGTTCAGACAAGATTTGCTTGTTGCAAGTCTGTTTCGAAATTTTCTACTTGCTGAGCGAATAATGCGATCTGCAAATTGTACTCCTGTCTCTCaccctatgttaccgccaactcATCAGCATCATATGTG GGATGCATGGGACATGGCTGCTGAGCTTTGCCTCTCTCAACTTCCCTCATTAGTTGAGGATCCTAATGCAGAATTTCAG CCTAGTACATTTTTCACTGAGCAGTTGACAGCATTCGAGGTATGGCTTGACCATGGTTCTGAACATAAGAAACCACCAGAACAGTTGCCTATAGTTCTTCAG GTTTTACTCAGTCAGTGCCATCGATTTCGGGCTTTAGTTCTCCTTGGAAGGTTCCTTGATATGGGGCCATGGGCTGTTGATCTG GCATTATCTGTTGGAATATTTCCTTACGTTCTTAAGCTGCTGCAAACTACAACACCAGAATTACGTCAGATTCTTGTATTCATATGGACTAAGATTTTGGCACTTGACAAG TCATGTCAGGTTGATCTAGTGAAAGATGGAGGTCATATCTATTTTATTAAGTTTCTTGATAGCATGGAAGCATATCCAGAGCAACGAGCAATGGCTGCTTTTGTTTTAGCTGTGATTGTGGATGGTCATAGAAGAGGTCAAGAAGCTTGTATTGAAGCTGGTTTGATCCAAGTCTGCTTAAAGCACCTTCAGAGCTCATCTCTCAATGATTCACAAACCGAACCCCTTTTCCTTCAGTGGCTGTGCTTGTGTCTGGGGAAATTGTGGGAAGACTACACAGAGGCGCAAGCAATCGGTTTGCATGAAGATGCTACTTCTATATATGCTCCTCTACTTTCTGAACCCCAGCCAGAG GTTAGAGCATCTGCTGTTTTTGCACTGGGCACACTTCTTGATGTGGGATTTGATTCATGTAGAAGTGTTGGAGGAGATGAAGaatgtgatgatgatgacaagTTTAGGGCTGAAGTTAGTATAGTTAAGAGTCTGTTGAGTGTTGCTTCAGATGGGAGTCCGTTGGTGAGGGCTGAGGTTGCAGTGG CTTTAGCAAGGTTTGCTTTTGGCCACAACAAGTACCTGAAATCTATTGCTGCTGCATATTGGAAGCCTCAGACTAGTTCTTTGATAAATTCCTTACCCTCATTGACTAATATTAAAGATTCAGTTGGTGGTTTTTCTAACCAGAACCAGCATAAGCCTCATGGAAATATTGTTTCACCTCAAATTGGTCCTCTCAGGGTTGGGAGTGAGAATTCTAAAGTGGTTCGAGATGGGCGGATCTCATCTAGCAGTCCTCTCGCTAGTTCTGGAATCATGCATGGGTCCCCGATGTCTGATGATTCATCTCATCATTCTGATTCAGGAATATTGAATGATGGTTTCAGTAATGGAGTGGTTAACCACACTGGGCCAAAACCCTTGGATAATGCATTATATTCACAATGTGTACTTGCTATGTGTACTTTAGCAAAAGATCCATCGCCCCGCATTGCTAACCTTGGCCGCCGAGTACTTTCCATAATAGGTATTGAACAAGTTGTAGCAAAACCATTGAAATCTACTGGTGTTCGTCCTAGTGAAGCTACAGCCACTCCTAGCCTTGCTGGACTTGTTCGCTCATCTTCTTGGTTTGATATGAATGGAG GACACTTGCCTCTAACCTTCAGAACTCCTCCAGTCAGTCCTCCTCGCCCAAGTTATATAACTGGAATGCGCAGAGTATGTTCATTGGAGTTTAGGCCCCACCTGATGACTTCTCCAGACTCAGGATTAGCTGATCCACTTTTAGGTTCGGCTGGAGCTGCGGGGAGTTCAGATCGCAGTTTTCTTCCACAATCAACTATATATAATTGGAGTTGTGGGCACTTTTCCAAACCACTTTTAACTGCGGCAGATGATAGTGAAGAAGTATTAgcaagaagagaagagagggaAAAATATGCATTGGAGCACATAGCAAAATGCCAGCACTCAG CTGTGACCAGACTAACAAATCCTATTGCTAAATGGGACACTAAGGGTACACAAACAGTGTTGCTGCAACCTTTCTCTCCTATAGTGATAGCTGCTGATGAGAATGAACGTATCAG GGTATGGAACCATGAAGAAGCATCACTTCTCAACAGCTTTGATAACAATGATTTTCCTGACAAAGGAATTTCTAAACTCTGCCTAGTGAATGAGCTTGATGATAGCTTGCTTCTTGCTGCTTCAT CTGATGGAAATATTCGAATTTGGAAAGATTATACTCTAAAGGGTAAACAGAAGCTTGTATCTGCATTCTCTTCAATTCATGGTCATAAACCTGGTGTGAGGAGTTTGAATGCAGTTGTTGATTGGCAACAGCAATGTGGTTATCTG TATGCATCGGGTGAGATATCATCTATTATGCTATGGGATCTTGATAAAGAGCAACTTCTTAATGCTATACCTTCAGCATCAGATTGCAGTGTGTCTGCATTG GCCGCATCTCAAGTTCATGGGGGACAATTTGCAGCTGGGTTTGTAGATGGTTTCGTCAGACTCTATGATGTCAGAACACCTGAAAT GCTCGTCTGTGGATTACAGCCACACACACAAGGAGTAGAAAAAGTTGTGGGGATTGGCTTTCAACCTGGGTTGGACCCAGGAAAG ATTGTTAGTGCTTCTCAGGCTGGGGATATCCAATTCCTTGATATAAGAAATCACAGCAGCGCCTATCTCACTATTTCAGCTCACAGGGGTTCCCTTACAGCTTTAGCAGTACATAGACACGCTCCAATTATTGCCAGCGGTTCTGCCAAACAACTCATTAAAGTTTTTAACCTGGAGGGTGATCAACTGGGCACCATTCGTTACTATCCTACCCTAATGGCCCAGAAAATTGGTTCAGTAAGCTGCCTAAATTTCCACCCATACCAAGTACTACTTGCTGCCGGTGCGGCAGATGCATGTGTATGTATTTATGCTGATGACAGCACTCAAGCAAGATGA